The following DNA comes from Synechococcus sp. CC9616.
ATTCATGTCAATACTTTGGTCTTGATATCTCATTGTCTAGACTATCTGAGGCTAAAAAGGTATCGTCCCCAGGTGATGTCTTTTTTCACGCAGACTTAATTCGCCCTATTCCTATTTCAGACTTTTTCCACCTAATTGTTTGTTGTAATACTATATCGCATATCCCCTCGGAATTCCACCCTTTGGCTCTTGCTAATTTATGCCAAATGTTAATGCCAGGGCATGACTTGTTGCTCAATTGTTCTCTTGATGGAAGTCATACGACGATTTCTCAGTATCTACTGAATAGTTTTTTGACAGTCGAATGTATCTATTATGATTCTGTGTACTCTGCTGAAGTTGAGGATAAATCGTCCTTAAGTTCTTCAAATATTGTTTCAGAAACTATTAGGTGTGAATCCTCTGTTCCTAATGATGCCTGTATGCACAAGCAGCTTTTCTTGCACGCTAGATCCCTAATACTACCTCCCTGTGGCGTTACCAATTTTGAACCAAATTCTGATTCTGTCATCAGTCTTAATGCAGTGCCTAAAGTCAAGAGTCTTGTTTTTTCTGATGATCTCGACCTTGTAGCTCATTTATCTTCTAACAATGGTTGTTCAGCTGTATTTATTACATCCAAGTTTTTTTCTACAGATATCGGTCGAAAATTTTGTCTAGCACTTGAGTCAATTTCTGTACCCTTTTATGTTCTTAGTACTGGACTCGCTATCCCCTCCCATCTGTATAATTTTTATTATGTAGGTTTGGAACAGGGTTGGTCTTGGGATTTAGCTCAGGATCGTTTAGCCATTAATCAGTTGCGTCAACGACAAGATTCAGCAAATCATATTGTTTTTGTTAAAGAACGTGGCGATAGTGTCTGTCGTCCTTCTGTAGTGAGTTTGGATTTTTGATTATGAGTAATCCGTTCTTCTCTGAATTATGTAGGGATTTCTATCGCTTATTGCTTAAATCAGACTTAACCTTGGAAGAAAGGTATCGTATAGGTAATTTGGTCTCCCAGATCTCAGCAAAGAATCAGCTAGATCGCTGGAAAACCATTACTAAAGCTAGAGTTGAATTTTCTTCCCAACTTAATTCTCTTGTCTATAATGGTTTTCTTCGTTTAAACATACCCTTCTCATCTCTGATCATTGATGAGATTTCCTCGCTCCCATGCCAGGGCCATGGTAAATATTCAGATGGAAATCGTGTTGAGACAGAATATCTTCATAATGTTTCCAGTCTTTCTTCAGTTCGACGTCTCTGCAGTGATTCTCAACTAAATACACTTGTATCCTTGTATCTTGGTGCACCTGCTTATCTTTATGAGTGTGAGGCTTGGTGGCAATATCCTCAAGGCAATTCTCATAGACCAAGTAATGCTCAGCTCTGGCATCGTGATAGAGATGACTTCCATGAACTTAAATTATTCTTCTATGTTACTGACGTTGATCAAGAATGTGGTCCTCATGCCTTCATACCGCATAGCCATAATCCTTCAACCATCTCTATTGCTTTTGATGATGTAGATTATCCACTAGTGTCAGGACGTTCGTCCTCATTTATCGATGATGATCATCTTCAGCATCTTGGTCTGTTGGTCTCACCTAAGGTTTGGCTTGGTAAAGCTGGAACCTGCTTCCTAGAGGATCCTCGCGGATACCATCGCGCTTATCTGCCCACTCTCAAACCACGTTTAATGTTCAGTCTTGTATGGACTGTAGGTCCTGGTTTTAACCATTAAGTTTATAATTTTTTGTCAGATTATCTTTCTATAATTGTATAACTATTTCCTCCTGCCTTCATTCTGCTGTTATTTATTATCTAGAACTAATAATTACAGTTGGTTTCCTCCTGGATTGCTATTTATTCATTGCTGCCGGCAATTTTGGTGGGTATCAGATACACCTGTTCCACTAACACCGCTACTGGGGTGTGGAGCAGTTCTTCAATTACCCTGGGGCCCATGTCGCTGCTCTTCAGATGGTCAGCTCAAGCTATGTCCTTCACACGGCCCGGCTGATGCTGTTGGAGGTTGGCCAGCCGAAGCTCGCTAACCGTTTGCTGTGCCTGTGGCTCACTACGGCATCGTTTTAGGACAGCACAACTTCAGCCGGCCAAAACTGCTTCCACGGGGCCGAGAATGCATGGCGATCGAAGAGCTGCTGCTGTTTTAGTCCCTTGGCTGGGCGTCAGAACTTTCCCGAGGTCAAGCTAGTGCTGGCTGGAGGCATAGCGAACCAGCCGGATCGGGGTCACGCGTCTGGAAGCCGCAGCACTTCATCTTGCTCCCCGGCGATAATTGTCTTCTGCTGTCTGGCCCCGTAGCACCCATGCCCGCCTACGACCTCACGGCTCCTTATTCGCCGAAGGGCGATCAGCCAACCGCGATTGACCAGCTGGTGAAGGGGGTGAACGGTGGTGAGCGTTATCAGACTCTTTTGGGGGCGACTGGAACGGGCAAGACCTTCACGATGGCCAACGTCATCGCCCAGACCGGCCGACCGGCGCTGGTGCTGGCCCACAACAAGACCCTGGCGGCGCAGCTGTGCAACGAACTGCGGGAGTTTTTCCCCGAGAACGCCGTTGAGTACTTCATCTCCTATTACGACTACTACCAGCCGGAGGCCTACGTTCCGGTCAGCGATACCTACATCGCCAAGACGGCGTCGATCAATGAGGAGATCGACATGCTGCGCCACTCGGCGACGCGCTCGCTGTTCGAGCGGCGCGATGTGATCGTGGTGGCCTCGATCAGCTGCATCTACGGCCTGGGGATTCCCAGCGAATACCTCAAGGCGGCGGTGAAGTTCGAGGTGGGGGAGACCCTCAACATCCGTGGTCAGCTGCGGGAGCTGGTGAACAACCAGTACAGCCGCAACGACACCGAAATCGCCCGCGGTCGTTTTCGGATGAAGGGGGATGTGCTCGAGATCGGCCCCGCTTACGAAGACCGGTTGGTGCGGATCGAACTGTTCGGTGACGAGGTGGAGGCGATTCGCTATGTCGATCCCACCACCGGCGAGATTTTGCAGAGCCTGGATGCGGTGAACATCTACCCGGCCAAGCACTTCGTGACGCCCAAAGACCGGCTCGACACCGCCATCCGTGAGATCCGCCAGGAATTGCGGGATCGGCTCGACTTTCTCAACACTGAGGGCAAGTTGCTGGAGGCCCAGCGGCTGGAGCAGCGCACCAAATACGACCTGGAAATGCTGGACCAGGTGGGCTACTGCAATGGCGTGGAGAACTACGCCCGCCATCTGGCTGGCCGCCAAGAGGGCACCCCGCCGGAGTGCCTGATCGATTATTTCCCCGACGACTGGCTGCTGATTGTGGATGAGAGCCATGTCACCTGCTCGCAGCTGCAGGCGATGTACAACGGCGACCAGGCCCGCAAAAAGGTGCTGATTGAGCATGGTTTCCGCCTGCCCAGCGCGGCGGACAACCGGCCGCTGAAGGGAGAAGAGTTTTGGGAAAAAGCGCGTCAGACGGTGTTCGTCTCAGCGACGCCGGGCAACTGGGAGATGGAGGTGAGCAGCGGTGAGGTGGCCGAGCAGGTGATCCGCCCGACGGGGGTGCTCGATCCGGTGGTGGAGGTGCGGCCTACCACGGGCCAGGTGGACGATCTGCTGGGGGAGATCCGCGACCGTGCCAGCAAAAATCAGCGGGTGTTGGTGACCACCCTCACCAAGCGCATGGCGGAAGATCTCACCGACTATCTGGCCGAGAACAAGGTGCGGGTGCGTTATCTGCACTCGGAGATCCACTCGATCGAGCGGATCGAAATCATTCAGGATCTGCGCCTTGGTGAATACGACGTGCTGGTAGGGGTGAACTTGCTGCGGGAGGGCTTGGATCTACCGGAGGTGAGCCTGGTGGCGATCCTTGATGCCGATAAGGAGGGATTTCTGCGGGCCGAGCGCTCGCTGATCCAAACAATCGGCCGAGCAGCCCGCCATGTGGAAGGGAAGGCAATGCTTTATGCCGACAACATGACCGACTCAATGGCCAAGGCCATCTCTGAAACCGAGCGCCGGCGGGCCATTCAGCAGGCATACAACGAGAAGCACGGCGTCGTGCCCACGGCAGCCGGAAAGAAGGCAAGCAACTCGATCCTTAGTTTCCTTGAGCTGAGCAGGAAGTTGAAACAGGACGGCCCTGATGCCGATTTGGTGCAGGTTGCAGGTAAAGCAGCGAAAGCCTTGGTGAGCGATCCTGACGCAGGTATGGCTCTTGAGGCACTCCCGGAACTGATTGATCAGCTGGAATCGAAAATGAAAGAAGCGGCCAAGAAGCTAGATTTCGAGGAGGCGGCGAACCTGCGCGATCGGGTCAAGCAGCTGCGCCAGAAGATGACGGGCTAATGGGTCAACCAACCTTTCTTTGCATTGGCGGACAGCGTTGCGGAACAACAAGACTGCACCTGATCCTGTCTGCTCATCCTCAGGTGTTGATGACCGATTCAGGAGTGGATGCCTTTAACAAGGAAATTCATTATTTCGACGAGCATGTGCTGAATCAACCATTGTCATGGTATGAGGCTCACTTCGCGGATTCAGGAATAACTGGTGAAATTACACCTGCATATTCTGCTTTGAGTCAACAGGCTGTTCTAGAGATTGCTCGCTATCTACCCGATCTGAAGATAATTTTTGTTGTCCGTCATCCCCTTCACCGGATCTGGTCTCAAATCAGCATGATGCGATCGGCATGGGGAAAAAATGACCTTTCATCTGCAGAATTGGCCAAGCTAATTACGATCGCTGAATCTCCAGCTGTCGTTCATCGGTCTGACTATTTCCGCACAATAAGCAACTGGAGTGCTGCGTTTCCTCCTGATCAATTGCTCATCATCACGTTCGATCAATTGCTTCAGCCGGCTGGACTTAGTCGTCTGTTGCATCACATCGGGGTAAATTTAATTCGGTTACCCCTTAAATCATATTCAGAAAAGGTGTTGGCGGCTCCGAAACTGGCGATGCCTGAGGAGCTGAGATGGTGGATTGCTTTGCGCTGGCTAAAGATGCTACGCGACTTGCAAGAATGGGGGGTCAATGTTGATGCTTGGATTGACGACTTAAATCAGCTTTATCAGGAAATTCCCCTTTCATTTCAGAGCCAGTTTGGGAGTCTTTTGGATCATGCACATTCCGCAAACCAAGACAAGTGGATGAAAGCCCATCAACGAGATCAGGCTTTGATTCGCAGCATTCGTGATCGACTGCAAAACGTTCAGGCCGCCAGCTGATCCAGCACCTGACGGGCGCGCAACACCACGGGTGACGGAACGCCGGCGAGGCGAGCCGCTTCGATGCCGTAGCTGCGGCTGGCGCCGCCGGATTGCACTTGATGCAGGAACACCAGATCGTCTCCGGTTTCCTCCACCAATACCTGGAAGTTGGCTACGTTATTCCACTCGGCAGCGAGGTTGTTGAGCTCGTGGTAGTGAGTGGCGAACACGCTGCGACTACCCAGATCACCCGCTAGGTGCTCGCTCACCGCCCAGGCGATGGAGAGGCCATCAAAGGTCGCTGTGCCGCGTCCGATCTCATCGAGGAGCACAAGCGAACGGTCCGTGGCGTGGTGAAGGATGTTGGCGGTTTCGGCCATTTCCACCATGAAGGTGGACTGTCCCGCTGAGAGATCATCCACAGCTCCCACCCGGGTAAAGATGCGATCGGCGATGCCGATCCGGGCGGTTGTGGCGGGCACCCAGCTGCCGATTTGGGCTAGCAACTGAATCAGGCCAATCTGGCGCAGATAGCAGCTTTTGCCGCTGGCATTGGGCCCCGTGAGCACCACCAGGTCCGTGCCCTCCCCCAAGTGCACATCGTTGGCGGTGAAGCTTTTCTCCACTAGCAGTTGCTCCACCACTGGATGGCGGGCGCCCGTAAGTCGTAGTTCCCGACCGTTTAGAACGTTGGGTGGGCAGTAGCCCTCGGTGGCAGCCACATCGGCCAGGCCGCAGAGAGCATCCAATCCGGCCACCGCCCGGGCGGCTTCCCGGATAGGCGCCGCCATGGTTCCCACTTGTTCACGTATCTGGCAGAACAGTTCGTATTCCCGCTGGCAGGCCCGCGCGCGCAGTTGAAAGATGCGCCCTTCCCTTTCCTTCAGCTCCGGCGTAATGAAGCGCTCCTCATTGGCCAGGGTCTGGCGGCGGATCCAGTGATCCGGCACCGCGCTGGCCTTGGCTTTGCTGACGGCGAGGAAGTACCCAAAGGTGCGATGGTGCTGCAGCCGCAGGTTGCTGTTGCCGCTCAACCGGCGTTCCTGCTGCTCCTGTTGGGACAGCCAGGCGTCCTGGTCGTCCAGCTGGTTACGCAGACCATCCAGCAGGGGATCCATACCGTCGTGGATCAGCCCTCCTTCAGAGAGAGACAGTGGAGGCGCCTCCACCAGGGCATGACGGATGGCAGCGGCTAACGCCAGCAGCTGATCCTGCCGCTGCACCAGCGCCACCAACCAATCGGGTTCTGAAGCGATGGCACCGTTCAGCCGTTCTGCTAGCTGAGGCAAGCGTTCGAGTCCGTCAGCGATGGCCACCAGATCTCGGGCCCCGGCATGGCCGGCGCCTGCACGGCCCGCTAGCCGTTCGAGATCCCCCATCG
Coding sequences within:
- the uvrB gene encoding excinuclease ABC subunit UvrB, which produces MPAYDLTAPYSPKGDQPTAIDQLVKGVNGGERYQTLLGATGTGKTFTMANVIAQTGRPALVLAHNKTLAAQLCNELREFFPENAVEYFISYYDYYQPEAYVPVSDTYIAKTASINEEIDMLRHSATRSLFERRDVIVVASISCIYGLGIPSEYLKAAVKFEVGETLNIRGQLRELVNNQYSRNDTEIARGRFRMKGDVLEIGPAYEDRLVRIELFGDEVEAIRYVDPTTGEILQSLDAVNIYPAKHFVTPKDRLDTAIREIRQELRDRLDFLNTEGKLLEAQRLEQRTKYDLEMLDQVGYCNGVENYARHLAGRQEGTPPECLIDYFPDDWLLIVDESHVTCSQLQAMYNGDQARKKVLIEHGFRLPSAADNRPLKGEEFWEKARQTVFVSATPGNWEMEVSSGEVAEQVIRPTGVLDPVVEVRPTTGQVDDLLGEIRDRASKNQRVLVTTLTKRMAEDLTDYLAENKVRVRYLHSEIHSIERIEIIQDLRLGEYDVLVGVNLLREGLDLPEVSLVAILDADKEGFLRAERSLIQTIGRAARHVEGKAMLYADNMTDSMAKAISETERRRAIQQAYNEKHGVVPTAAGKKASNSILSFLELSRKLKQDGPDADLVQVAGKAAKALVSDPDAGMALEALPELIDQLESKMKEAAKKLDFEEAANLRDRVKQLRQKMTG
- a CDS encoding sulfotransferase; the protein is MGQPTFLCIGGQRCGTTRLHLILSAHPQVLMTDSGVDAFNKEIHYFDEHVLNQPLSWYEAHFADSGITGEITPAYSALSQQAVLEIARYLPDLKIIFVVRHPLHRIWSQISMMRSAWGKNDLSSAELAKLITIAESPAVVHRSDYFRTISNWSAAFPPDQLLIITFDQLLQPAGLSRLLHHIGVNLIRLPLKSYSEKVLAAPKLAMPEELRWWIALRWLKMLRDLQEWGVNVDAWIDDLNQLYQEIPLSFQSQFGSLLDHAHSANQDKWMKAHQRDQALIRSIRDRLQNVQAAS
- the mutS gene encoding DNA mismatch repair protein MutS; translation: MFGSVAQQDSLALQGSLFGEPEPPKTSTSLQGNTAAPELNELTDAKLNADAAARPRQRQEANKRKTNASESVAEDVATPDDSDDQPAWAHHGQVKAAQLTPMLRHYVELKTAHPERVLLYRLGDFFECFFEDAIELSRVLELTLTGKEGGKAIGRVPMAGIPHHAAERYCAELIRRGYSVALCDQLETSPTKGSLLKRDITRVLTPGTVLEEGMLSARRNNWLAAVVVEPDRNDNALPWGLVQADVSTGEVQVMQRRGASELHQQLAQLEASELLWAARASDRKDRETTPSWCPERLRLTPLSSTAFSAPEAEQALLNHYRLSSLDGLGLPELPLALRAAGGLLAYLRDTQPLEADARVPLEVPCIVHNGDALVLDAQTRRNLELTATQRDNQLQGSLLWAIDRTLTAMGGRCLRRWIEAPLMDCSLIQERQVVVSALVEQRSLRLALRRLLRPMGDLERLAGRAGAGHAGARDLVAIADGLERLPQLAERLNGAIASEPDWLVALVQRQDQLLALAAAIRHALVEAPPLSLSEGGLIHDGMDPLLDGLRNQLDDQDAWLSQQEQQERRLSGNSNLRLQHHRTFGYFLAVSKAKASAVPDHWIRRQTLANEERFITPELKEREGRIFQLRARACQREYELFCQIREQVGTMAAPIREAARAVAGLDALCGLADVAATEGYCPPNVLNGRELRLTGARHPVVEQLLVEKSFTANDVHLGEGTDLVVLTGPNASGKSCYLRQIGLIQLLAQIGSWVPATTARIGIADRIFTRVGAVDDLSAGQSTFMVEMAETANILHHATDRSLVLLDEIGRGTATFDGLSIAWAVSEHLAGDLGSRSVFATHYHELNNLAAEWNNVANFQVLVEETGDDLVFLHQVQSGGASRSYGIEAARLAGVPSPVVLRARQVLDQLAA